In Chlorobiota bacterium, the sequence CCACCGCCGACGGCATGAAGCCAGTCCGCCCGCCGGCGGGGTTTTTGGAGGTGCTGCGCCAAGCCGATGGCGTTTCTTCGTGATCCCTTATTAACGATTTCCCATGGATCATCCATCCCCCTTCCTCACCCTTCTTGGCGTTGCTCAAGATGGTGGCGTTCCGCAGGCGGGGGCGCATTGGCATCCGGCTTGGGGGGACCGCCAGCTACGCCGCCACGCCGCTTGCCTGGGAATTACTGACCCCGCCACCAATCAGCGGTGGATGATTGAGTGCACCCCCGATTTCCGCGAACAACTCCATCACCTTTGCACGCTTTCCCCGCCCGATTCTTCGCCGCTACTTTCCGGTATCGCCATTTCCCACGCACACGTTGGCCATTACGCAGGGCTGATTCACTTGGGCCGCGAGGCAATGGGCGCACGCGGGCTGCCGCTGATGGTGATGCCACGAATGGCGGAATTTCTGGAACAAAATGCCCCGTGGGAGATGCTCATTCGGGAGGGAAGCGTGAGGATTGTGATGATGGAGCCAAACCGCGCAACGCCGTTGGGCCAGCGGGTACGCATCACCCCGATCTTGGTCCCGCATCGGGATGAGTATTCGGAGACGGTTGGGTTTGTGGTGGCTGGTCCCGAGCGGAGCGTGCTTTTCTTGCCAGACATTGACCGGTGGGAACTGCTGGACCGCTGGGGAACCACGATTGAAGAGATCATCGCCGCGGTGGATGTGGCATTCCTTGATGCCACCTTCTTTGACCGAGCCGAGCTTCCGGGCCGCGACATGACGTTGATCCCACACCCGACCATCGCCGAAAGTATGGAGCGTTTTGCGGGATTGCCAGCAACCGAGCGGAGAAAAATCCGGTTCATCCATCTGAACCACACGAACCCCGCGCTGGACCCCAACAGCGCGGCGCGCCGAAGAATTGAAGAAGCAGGGTTCGGCGTTGCGGAAGAAGGGGAGAGGGTGAGTATCTAAACTTGCGTTCTTGCGGTTCGCCACGTTCGGTCCGTGCGCCCGCGGCGTGAGTTTATGCTTTGGAGATGGTGGGAAGTTCCGGCAGGAACGAGCTTCGGTGCGGCTGCAGGTCCTCTGGGGTGCGTGGGATCATGTCACCCAGAGTGACGTTCTCCAGTGCCTGGTTCACAGCGCGTTGGATGGTTTCCCACAAGGAAAAGATGGTGCAATCAATGGCGTGCACGCACAGCTTGCCGCTGCCGCCGCTGTATGCTTCGCAGAAATCATCCTCCACCAGCTTCCCGCCAAGAACGTGCAGCACTTCCGAGATTGGAATCGCTTCCGGTTGGCGTGCCAGCGAATATCCCCCCACGCGCCCGCGGGTGGCTTCCACAAATCCCCCCAGCCGCAAAATTCGCAACAGCTTTGCCACGTTCGCATCCGACAATCCCTCGGCTTGGCTGATTTCAGGAATGGTCAGGCTGGCTCCATCCCCCGCGCGGGCGATTCGGAGCAAGCAGCGTATGCCATATTCTTCCTGAGTGCTGAATTTCATGTTGGTTATCAGGTTCCGGTTAGCGGAGGCTGCGGTCTGTTCGGCAAAGTTCTACCACAACCCTAACGTCAGTTTTGCTTCTTCCGACATCAGGTGGCGGTCCCACGCTGGTTCCCACGTTAGCTCCACCGTGGCGTTGGTGATGCCGGGCGTCTGCATCAGCTTTTCCTCCACTTCTCCGGGGAGGCTTCCGGCAACGGGGCAGGCGGGCGCGGTCAGGGTCATCAGCACGTGGACGTTCCCGGGCGGCTCCACGCTGATGTCGTAAATCAGCCCAAGCTCGTAGATGTCAACGGGGATTTCTGGGTCATAGACCGTCCGCAGCACATCAATCACAAGCTGCTTAATCTGCTCGGGATCGAACGTCAGATTCAGCGTTGCGGGTATCGCTGCCGGTGCCGGCGGGGCCGGTTGCTCTGGCAAAGTTGATAAATCGGTATCGGCCATTGGAAGTCGGGAATCGGTTGACTGGTTCGTTGCTGCTGGGGGATTGCTACGCGGGCGTTACTACTCGGTGGTTGCTGCTTCGTGCTTTCCTTCCAATCCGTTGTGCATGGTGTGCCAGGCAAGGGTGGCGCATTTTACCCGCATCGGGAACTCGCGCACGCCGGCAAATGCCCCCAGCTTCCCAAGCGACTCCAGCTCTTCCTCGCCAACGGCATCCGCCCCGGTGGCCACATGGTGGAATTGCTGGAACAATGCTTCGGCTTCGGCGCGTGTTTTCCCTTTCAGAAGCGAGGTCATCACCGAGGCCGATGCCTTGCTAATGGCGCAGCCGGCTCCGGTGAAACTGATGTCCTTCACAACGTCGCCATCCAGCAGCAGATAAACGGTGTACCGGTCGCCGCACAGTGGGTTGTGCCCCTCAAGGGTCAGGGTCGCGCCTTCGATTGCCCTGAAGTTGCGCGGGTTCCGGTTGTGGTCCAAGATGATCTCTTGGTATAAATCACGCAGGTCGTTCATTTAGGAGAAAAGCCGGTTGACGTTATGGATTGCACGCGCAAGCGCGCGAAGCTCTTCGCGGGTGTTGTAGAATGCCACCGAGGCCCGCGCCGTTGCCGGAACGCCAAACCGGTGCATCACCGGCTCGGCACAGTGGTGTCCGGTGCGGATTGCAACGCCATCGTTATCAATGATGGTGCCGATGTCGTGCGGGTGCGCGCTTTCCAGCACGAACGATAGGACGCTTGATTTCTGCCGCGCCGTTCCGATAATCCGCAGCCCAGGGATTTCCTGAAGCAGGCTTGTTCCGTACTCCAACAGCTCATGCTCCCAAGCCGCAATCCGCTGCAGCCCGATTTCCTGTACGTACTCCAACGCTGCGGCAAGGCCGATTGCCCCTGCGATGTGGGGCGTTCCGGCCTCGAACTTGTAGGGGATGTCGTTGTAGATCGTTCGCTGGAAACTGACGGACCGGATCATATCGCCGCCACCTTGATACGGGGGCATGGACTCTAACAGCGCGGCTTTCCCGTACAGAACTCCAATCCCCGTTGGTCCAAAAATTTTATGGCCGCTGAATGCATAGAAATCGGCATCCAACGCGCGGACATCAACCGGCAAATGGCTAACGGCTTGCGCCCCGTCCAGCAGTGCGTACGCGCCAACGGAATGGGCAAGCTCCACAATCTCCCGTGCCGGATTGATGGTTCCCAACGCGTTCGACAAATGGACGGCGGCCACCAGCTTCGTCTTTGGGCTTAGCATCTGGCGGAACTGGTCCATCATCAGCTCGCCGTCGTCGTTGATTGGCACAACGCGAAGGGTTGCGCCGGATAGCTCGCAAGCAATCTGCCACGGGACGATGTTGGAGTGATGCTCCATCTCTGTCAGAAGAACCTCATCCCCCTCGCGCAAAAATTTCCGCCCGAACGATGCCGCAACAAGGTTGATCGCCTCGGTTGTTCCGCGTGTGAAAATGATCTCGCGCTCGCTTTCGGCATTCAAGAATTGGGCGACCTTCCGCCGCGCGCCTTCGTAGTGAAGCGTCGCCTGCTCGCTAAGGTAATGGACCCCGCGGTGGACGTTGGAGTTGGTTTCGGCGTAGTAACGGCCGATAGCCTCAATCACCTGCTGCGGCTTCTGGGTGGTTGCAGCGTTGTCCAGATAGACCAGCTGTTTGCCACGCACAACGCGTTGCAGGATCGGGAAATCCTGGCGCAGGGCTGCAACATCAAGCGGGGCAAG encodes:
- a CDS encoding pyrroloquinoline quinone biosynthesis protein PqqB, with amino-acid sequence MDHPSPFLTLLGVAQDGGVPQAGAHWHPAWGDRQLRRHAACLGITDPATNQRWMIECTPDFREQLHHLCTLSPPDSSPLLSGIAISHAHVGHYAGLIHLGREAMGARGLPLMVMPRMAEFLEQNAPWEMLIREGSVRIVMMEPNRATPLGQRVRITPILVPHRDEYSETVGFVVAGPERSVLFLPDIDRWELLDRWGTTIEEIIAAVDVAFLDATFFDRAELPGRDMTLIPHPTIAESMERFAGLPATERRKIRFIHLNHTNPALDPNSAARRRIEEAGFGVAEEGERVSI
- a CDS encoding Rrf2 family transcriptional regulator — its product is MKFSTQEEYGIRCLLRIARAGDGASLTIPEISQAEGLSDANVAKLLRILRLGGFVEATRGRVGGYSLARQPEAIPISEVLHVLGGKLVEDDFCEAYSGGSGKLCVHAIDCTIFSLWETIQRAVNQALENVTLGDMIPRTPEDLQPHRSSFLPELPTISKA
- a CDS encoding DUF59 domain-containing protein, which translates into the protein MADTDLSTLPEQPAPPAPAAIPATLNLTFDPEQIKQLVIDVLRTVYDPEIPVDIYELGLIYDISVEPPGNVHVLMTLTAPACPVAGSLPGEVEEKLMQTPGITNATVELTWEPAWDRHLMSEEAKLTLGLW
- a CDS encoding SUF system NifU family Fe-S cluster assembly protein gives rise to the protein MNDLRDLYQEIILDHNRNPRNFRAIEGATLTLEGHNPLCGDRYTVYLLLDGDVVKDISFTGAGCAISKASASVMTSLLKGKTRAEAEALFQQFHHVATGADAVGEEELESLGKLGAFAGVREFPMRVKCATLAWHTMHNGLEGKHEAATTE
- a CDS encoding cysteine desulfurase, whose amino-acid sequence is MIATDLAPLDVAALRQDFPILQRVVRGKQLVYLDNAATTQKPQQVIEAIGRYYAETNSNVHRGVHYLSEQATLHYEGARRKVAQFLNAESEREIIFTRGTTEAINLVAASFGRKFLREGDEVLLTEMEHHSNIVPWQIACELSGATLRVVPINDDGELMMDQFRQMLSPKTKLVAAVHLSNALGTINPAREIVELAHSVGAYALLDGAQAVSHLPVDVRALDADFYAFSGHKIFGPTGIGVLYGKAALLESMPPYQGGGDMIRSVSFQRTIYNDIPYKFEAGTPHIAGAIGLAAALEYVQEIGLQRIAAWEHELLEYGTSLLQEIPGLRIIGTARQKSSVLSFVLESAHPHDIGTIIDNDGVAIRTGHHCAEPVMHRFGVPATARASVAFYNTREELRALARAIHNVNRLFS